The following proteins are encoded in a genomic region of Hippoglossus hippoglossus isolate fHipHip1 chromosome 3, fHipHip1.pri, whole genome shotgun sequence:
- the aktip gene encoding AKT-interacting protein isoform X2, protein MNLNPFWSMSANTSRKRPDNEEQSGHGEQRASPARLSLGKKQLPPIPKNATPITKPASSGTPAQSANGTHASYGPFYLEYSLLAEFTLVIKQKLPGIYVQPSYKSALMWFGVIFIRHGLYQDGVFKFTVYIPDNYPDGECPKLVFDIPVFHPLVDPVSGELDVRRAFTKWRRNHNHIWQVLMYARTIFYKINTTEPLNPEAAVLYEKDVQLFKSKVVDSVKLCNSHLFDHPKIDDPYAISFSPWNPAVHEEAKERMFTCKRRPEDHHKGMQVSGLSWVKPGSTQPFSKDDSPPQS, encoded by the exons ATGAATTTAAACCCCTTCTGGAGCATGTCTGCCAATACAAGTCGCAAG agacCCGACAACGAGGAACAAAGCGGGCACGGGGAGCAGAGAGCCAGCCCAGCCCGGCTGTCCTTGGGCAAAAAGCAGCTTCCACCCATTCCAAAGAATGCCACCCCAATTACCAAGCCTGCTTCATCGGGCACTCCAGCACAGTCAGCCAATGGAACACATGCCTCCTATGGCCCTTTTTATCTGGAGTACTCTCTCCTGGCTGAGTT CACACTTGTGATCAAGCAGAAACTCCCTGGAATTTATGTTCAACCATCATACAAGTCAGCTCTAA TGTGGTTTGGGGTCATATTCATCAGACATGGCTTGTACCAGGATGGAGTCTTCAAATTCACTGTGTATATTCCAGATAACTATCCAGATGGAGAGTGTCCC AAATTAGTATTTGACATCCCAGTCTTCCACCCTCTTGTTGACCCCGTGTCGGGAGAGCTTGATGTCAGAAGAGCTTTCACCAAATGGAG ACGAAATCACAACCACATCTGGCAAGTCCTGATGTACGCACGTACAATTTTCTACAAGATCAATACCACGGAACCACTCAACCCAGAGGCTGCTGTGCT ATATGAAAAGGATGTGCAGTTGTTCAAAAGCAAAGTGGTGGATAGTGTGAAACTATGCAACAGTCACCTTTTTGACCACCCCAAGATAGATGATCCCTACGCAATAAG TTTTTCTCCATGGAACCCAGCAGTTCATGAGGAAGCAAAAGAGCGCATGTTCACATGCAAA AGACGGCCTGAGGATCACCACAAGGGAATGCAGGTGTCAGGGCTGTCTTGGGTGAAGCCTGGATCGACGCAGCCATTCAGCAAAGACGACAGTCCCCCCCAGAGCTGA
- the aktip gene encoding AKT-interacting protein isoform X1 produces the protein MNLNPFWSMSANTSRKQRPDNEEQSGHGEQRASPARLSLGKKQLPPIPKNATPITKPASSGTPAQSANGTHASYGPFYLEYSLLAEFTLVIKQKLPGIYVQPSYKSALMWFGVIFIRHGLYQDGVFKFTVYIPDNYPDGECPKLVFDIPVFHPLVDPVSGELDVRRAFTKWRRNHNHIWQVLMYARTIFYKINTTEPLNPEAAVLYEKDVQLFKSKVVDSVKLCNSHLFDHPKIDDPYAISFSPWNPAVHEEAKERMFTCKRRPEDHHKGMQVSGLSWVKPGSTQPFSKDDSPPQS, from the exons ATGAATTTAAACCCCTTCTGGAGCATGTCTGCCAATACAAGTCGCAAG cagagacCCGACAACGAGGAACAAAGCGGGCACGGGGAGCAGAGAGCCAGCCCAGCCCGGCTGTCCTTGGGCAAAAAGCAGCTTCCACCCATTCCAAAGAATGCCACCCCAATTACCAAGCCTGCTTCATCGGGCACTCCAGCACAGTCAGCCAATGGAACACATGCCTCCTATGGCCCTTTTTATCTGGAGTACTCTCTCCTGGCTGAGTT CACACTTGTGATCAAGCAGAAACTCCCTGGAATTTATGTTCAACCATCATACAAGTCAGCTCTAA TGTGGTTTGGGGTCATATTCATCAGACATGGCTTGTACCAGGATGGAGTCTTCAAATTCACTGTGTATATTCCAGATAACTATCCAGATGGAGAGTGTCCC AAATTAGTATTTGACATCCCAGTCTTCCACCCTCTTGTTGACCCCGTGTCGGGAGAGCTTGATGTCAGAAGAGCTTTCACCAAATGGAG ACGAAATCACAACCACATCTGGCAAGTCCTGATGTACGCACGTACAATTTTCTACAAGATCAATACCACGGAACCACTCAACCCAGAGGCTGCTGTGCT ATATGAAAAGGATGTGCAGTTGTTCAAAAGCAAAGTGGTGGATAGTGTGAAACTATGCAACAGTCACCTTTTTGACCACCCCAAGATAGATGATCCCTACGCAATAAG TTTTTCTCCATGGAACCCAGCAGTTCATGAGGAAGCAAAAGAGCGCATGTTCACATGCAAA AGACGGCCTGAGGATCACCACAAGGGAATGCAGGTGTCAGGGCTGTCTTGGGTGAAGCCTGGATCGACGCAGCCATTCAGCAAAGACGACAGTCCCCCCCAGAGCTGA